A part of Aegilops tauschii subsp. strangulata cultivar AL8/78 chromosome 2, Aet v6.0, whole genome shotgun sequence genomic DNA contains:
- the LOC109769894 gene encoding probable alpha-glucosidase Os06g0675700: MTIISSFADLFTLLTILICLLHRCGANYEVESVTGSGNVLSAKLKLVGGKAEFGPDVKRLNLTASLETDNRLHVRITDADRSRWEVPQDVIPRPVPASEDVLLHSSGLSNSSLPGNSTMSSTSSDLTFTIHTAPFRFTVSRRSTGHVLFDTCAALIFKNRYLEVTSALPNRGASLYGLGEQTKRRFRLQQNDTFTIWNEDVGRADILDINLYSSHPFYMDVRPGGTAHGVLLLNTNGMDIKYGGSYITYKVIGGVFDFYFFAGPSPLTVVDQYTQLIGRPAPMPYWSFGFHQSRYGYKNVADLEGVVAGYTKAKIPLESIWSDIDYMDGGQDFTLDPINFPANLLRPFVDRLHNNSQKYVVIIDPAIKKEAAPPQNESVGLFLQRNGTNYVGRVWPGEAYYPDFMSPHAAEYWARKISEFRRTIPADGLWCDMNEPSNFKDWEPLNEYDDSPYRINNTGIHRNLNNKTVPVSAVHFNGVSEYDAHNLYGLLESRATHDALLKDTARRPFVLSRATFVSSGRYTAHWTGDNDGRWEQLAQSINTILNFGLFGIPMMGADICGFTGNTTEELCSRWIQLGAFYPFARAHAEKTTARRELYVWESTAQSARKALGMRYRLLPYIYTLMYEAHTTGSPIARPLFFSYPQDADTYGVDKQFLLGHGVLVSPVLEPGATTVDAYFPAGRWFSLHGRSPAISLQTGKRVTLPAPADSANVHLAGGNILPLQQPGLTTSAARQSEFHLLVALAENGTASGELFLDDGESPEMGGVGGNWTLVRFSCNTEDRKGIITTTVSSHVVQNSYAPSRTLVISKVAFMGLPSPPKGFTVDVNGAELKAAGTKSRRNGVFTVSGLSLVIGQQFEIKVVTSH; encoded by the exons ATGACGATCATCTCGTCATTTGCTGATCTTTTCACACTCCTCACCATCCTCATCTGCCTCCTCCATCGTTGTGGCGCCAACTATGAAGTCGAGTCGGTCACCGGGTCGGGGAATGTGCTGTCAGCCAAGCTGAAACTTGTAGGCGGGAAGGCCGAGTTCGGGCCTGATGTCAAGCGGCTCAATCTGACTGCAAG CCTAGAGACGGACAACCGGCTCCACGTGCGCATCACCGATGCCGACCGTTCGCGATGGGAGGTCCCCCAGGACGTTATCCCGCGCCCAGTGCCGGCGTCGGAGGACGTCTTGCTACATTCCTCGGGCTTGAGCAATTCTTCCTTGCCCGGCAACAGTACTATGTCCAGCACGTCTTCAGACCTGACCTTCACCATCCACACCGCCCCGTTCCGCTTCACCGTCTCCCGCCGCTCCACCGGCCACGTCCTCTTCGACACCTGCGCCGCCCTCATCTTCAAGAACCG GTACCTGGAGGTGACGTCCGCGCTGCCAAACAGGGGGGCATCTTTGTACGGACTGGGCGAGCAGACAAAACGGAGATTTCGGCTCCAACAGAACGACACGTTCACGATCTGGAATGAGGACGTGGGGAGGGCCGACATACTGGACATCAACCTCTACAGCTCACACCCATTCTACATGGATGTGCGCCCCGGCGGCACTGCGCACGGCGTTCTGCTCCTCAACACCAACGGGATGGACATAAAGTACGGCGGGTCCTACATCACCTACAAGGTGATCGGCGGCGTGTTCGACTTCTACTTcttcgccggcccctccccgctCACCGTCGTCGACCAGTACACCCAGCTCATCGGTCGCCCTGCCCCCATGCCGTACTGGTCATTCG GGTTCCACCAGTCCAGGTATGGCTACAAGAATGTGGCTGACCTGGAGGGCGTGGTCGCGGGCTACACCAAGGCCAAGATTCCATTAGAGTCGATTTGGTCGGACATCGACTACATGGACGGCGGCCAGGATTTCACGCTGGATCCGATCAACTTCCCGGCCAATCTGCTCCGGCCGTTTGTGGACCGGCTGCACAATAACAGCCAGAAATACGTGGTCATCATAGACCCGGCGATCAAAAAAGAAGCAGCGCCTCCGCAAAATGAGTCGGTGGGTCTGTTCCTCCAGCGAAATGGCACCAACTATGTCGGCCGGGTGTGGCCAGGCGAGGCCTATTACCCGGACTTCATGAGCCCACACGCTGCTGAGTACTGGGCGCGCAAGATCTCGGAGTTCCGTCGAACCATCCCCGCCGACGGGCTGTGGTGCGACATGAACGAGCCCTCCAACTTCAAGGACTGGGAGCCGCTCAACGAGTACGATGACTCTCCCTACCGCATCAACAACACTGGCATTCACCGTAACCTTAATAACAAGACCGTGCCGGTCTCCGCGGTGCACTTCAATGGTGTGTCGGAGTACGATGCGCACAACCTCTACGGCCTCCTCGAGTCGCGGGCCACGCATGATGCTCTTCTCAAGGACACGGCGCGCCGCCCCTTCGTGCTCAGTCGCGCCACGTTCGTCAGCTCGGGGCGCTACACCGCTCACTGGACCGGCGACAATGACGGACGGTGGGAACAGCTTGCGCAGTCCATCAACACCATCCTCAACTTTGGACTCTTCGGCATCCCCATGATGGGCGCCGACATCTGCGGCTTCACCGGCAACACAACCGAGGAGCTCTGCAGCCGCTGGATACAGCTTGGTGCATTCTACCCGTTTGCCAGGGCGCATGCAGAGAAGACAACTGCCCGGCGAGAGCTCTACGTGTGGGAGTCGACGGCACAGTCGGCGAGGAAGGCGTTGGGGATGCGGTACCGGCTGCTCCCCTACATCTACACGCTCATGTATGAGGCGCACACAACGGGGTCACCCATAGCGCGCCCGCTCTTCTTCTCCTATCCTCAGGATGCCGACACCTACGGCGTGGACAAGCAGTTCCTGCTAGGCCATGGCGTGCTTGTCTCTCCGGTGTTAGAGCCAGGCGCTACCACCGTCGATGCCTATTTCCCGGCCGGCCGGTGGTTTAGTCTTCACGGCCGCTCCCCCGCCATCTCCTTGCAGACCGGCAAGCGAGTGACGCTCCCAGCGCCAGCGGACTCGGCAAACGTGCACTTGGCCGGCGGCAACATACTACCACTGCAGCAGCCAGGCCTTACCACGTCCGCCGCACGCCAAAGCGAGTTCCACCTCCTTGTGGCCCTCGCGGAGAATGGTACTGCCAGCGGGGAGCTGTTCTTGGATGACGGCGAGTCGCCGGAGATGGGAGGGGTGGGAGGCAACTGGACGCTGGTGAGGTTTAGCTGCAACACGGAGGATAGAAAGGGCATCATCACGACCACAGTGAGTTCGCATGTGGTGCAGAACTCGTATGCACCGAGCCGGACTCTGGTCATCAGCAAGGTGGCCTTCATGGGGCTCCCGTCACCACCAAAGGGCTTCACCGTCGATGTGAACGGCGCTGAGCTCAAGGCAGCCGGCACCAAGTCCCGGAGGAATGGAGTGTTCACCGTCAGTGGGCTGTCGCTGGTCATCGGACAGCAGTTCGAGATCAAGGTCGTCACGTCCCATTAA